The proteins below come from a single Cricetulus griseus strain 17A/GY chromosome 6, alternate assembly CriGri-PICRH-1.0, whole genome shotgun sequence genomic window:
- the Creb3l1 gene encoding cyclic AMP-responsive element-binding protein 3-like protein 1 isoform X2 — MDAVLEPFPADRLFPGSSFLDLGDLNESDFLNNAHFPEHLDHFVENMEDFSNDLFSSFFDDPVLDEKSPLLDMELDSPAPGIQAEHSYSLSGDSAPQSPLVPIKMEDTTQDVERGAWALGHKLCSIMVKQEQSPELPVDPLAASSAMAAAAAAMATPPLLGVSPISRLPIPHQAPGEMTQLPVIKAEPPEVSQFLKVTPEDLVQMPPTPPSSHGSDSDGSQSPRSLPPSSPVRPMARSSTAISTSPLLTAPHKLQGTSGPLLLTEEEKRTLIAEGYPIPTKLPLTKAEEKALKRVRRKIKNKISAQESRRKKKEYVECLEKKVETYTSENNELWKKVETLENANRTLLQQLQKLQTLVTSKISRPYKMAATQTGTCLMVAALCFVLVLGSLVPCLPAFSSGSKTVKEDPIAADSVYTASQMPSRSLLFYDDGTGLWEDGRGALLPVEPPEGWELKPGGPVEPRPQDHLRHDYMDSTHETTKYLSETWPEDANDNGTSPNFSHPKEWFHDRPLRDPGHRTDTLAPRRGILLLTDPDPAPTPVLEPSAPGERVFLLPSHPGPCCDWSPSMSPGIWTAPLGQPLCSHFFPQSSVLSNKPLTGPLLFPFP, encoded by the exons cacTTCCCGGAGCACCTGGACCACTTTGTGGAGAACATGGAGGACTTCTCCAATGACCTGTTCAGCAGTTTCTTTGATGACCCTGTGCTGGATGAGAAGAGCCCTCTACTGGACATGGAACTGGATTCCCCTGCTCCAGGCATCCAGGCTGAGCACAGCTACTCTCTAAGTGGGGATTCTGCACCCCAGAGCCCCCTTGTACCCATCAAGATGGAGGACACCACCCAAG ATGTGGAACGTGGAGCGTGGGCACTGGGACACAAACTGTGCTCCATTATGGTGAAGCAGGAGCAGAGCCCAGAGCTGCCTGTTGACCCTCTGGCTGCCTCATCTgccatggctgctgctgctgccgctaTGGCCACCCCACCACTGCTGGGTGTCAGCCCCATCTCCAGGCTGCCCATCCCTCACCAG GCCccaggagaaatgactcagctgcCAGTGATCAAAGCAGAACCCCCAGAAGTGAGCCAGTTTCTCAAAGTGACACCAG AGGACCTCGTACAGATGCCTCCAACACCCCCCAGCAGCCATGGCAGTGACAGTGATGGCTCCCAGAGTCCTCGCTCTCTGCCCCCCTCCAGCCCTGTCCGGCCCATGGCCCGCTCCTCCACGGCCATTTCCACATCTCCGCTCCTCACTGCCCCTCAT AAACTACAGGGGACATCGGGGCCACTGCTCTTGACAGAAGAGGAGAAGCGAACCTTGATCGCTGAGGGTTACCCCATCCCCACCAAACTCCCCCTCACCAAGGCTGAGGAGAAGGCCTTGAAGAGGGTACGCAGGAAAATTAAGAACAAG ATCTCAGCCCAGGAGAGCCGTCGCAAGAAGAAGGAGTATGTGGAATGCCTAGAAAAGAA GGTGGAGACATATACATCAGAGAACAATGAGCTGTGGAAGAAGGTGGAAACCCTAGAGAATGCCAACAG GACCCTGCTCCAGCAGCTGCAGAAACTCCAGACTCTGGTCACCAGCAAGATCTCCAGACCTTACAAGATGGCGGCCACTCAGACTGGCACTTGCCTCATG GTGGCAGCCTTGTGCTTCGTTCTGGTGCTGGGCTCCCTGGTGCCCTGCCTTCCTGCGTTCTCTTCTGGCTCAAAGACTGTGAAGGAAGATCCTATTGCAGCTGACAGCGTCTACACAGCCAGTCAGA TGCCCTCCCGAAGCCTACTGTTCTATGATGATGGGACGGGTTTGTGGGAAGATGGCCGAGGCGCCCTACTGCCTGTGGAGcccccagaaggctgggagctCAAACCCGGGGGGCCAGTAGAGCCAAGGCCCCAGGACCACCTCCGACATGACTATATGGACAGCACCCATGAGACCACCAAGTACTTGAGTGAGACCTGGCCAGAAGATGCTAACGACAATGGCACCAGCCCCAACTTCTCCCACCCCAAGGAGTGGTTCCATGACAG GCCTCTCCGAGACCCAGGACACAGGACGGACACCCTGGCACCCAGAAGAGGCATTCTCTTGCTCACCGACCCAGATCCAGCTCCTACCCCTGTCCTGGAGCCTTCTGCCCCAGGAGAAAGGgtctttcttctccccagccaTCCCGGTCCCTGTTGTGACTGGAGTCCCTCTATGTCCCCAGGCATTTGGACTGCTCCCCTGGGCCAACCACTCTGTTCCCACTTCTTCCCACAATCATCCGTCCTCTCCAATAAACCACTCACTGGGCCACTCCTGTTTCCTTTTCCGTAG
- the Creb3l1 gene encoding cyclic AMP-responsive element-binding protein 3-like protein 1 isoform X3, giving the protein MDAVLEPFPADRLFPGSSFLDLGDLNESDFLNNAHFPEHLDHFVENMEDFSNDLFSSFFDDPVLDEKSPLLDMELDSPAPGIQAEHSYSLSGDSAPQSPLVPIKMEDTTQDVERGAWALGHKLCSIMVKQEQSPELPVDPLAASSAMAAAAAAMATPPLLGVSPISRLPIPHQAPGEMTQLPVIKAEPPEVSQFLKVTPEDLVQMPPTPPSSHGSDSDGSQSPRSLPPSSPVRPMARSSTAISTSPLLTAPHKLQGTSGPLLLTEEEKRTLIAEGYPIPTKLPLTKAEEKALKRVRRKIKNKISAQESRRKKKEYVECLEKKVETYTSENNELWKKVETLENANRTLLQQLQKLQTLVTSKISRPYKMAATQTGTCLMVAALCFVLVLGSLVPCLPAFSSGSKTVKEDPIAADSVYTASQMPSRSLLFYDDGTGLWEDGRGALLPVEPPEGWELKPGGPVEPRPQDHLRHDYMDSTHETTKYLSETWPEDANDNGTSPNFSHPKEWFHDRDLGPNTTIKLS; this is encoded by the exons cacTTCCCGGAGCACCTGGACCACTTTGTGGAGAACATGGAGGACTTCTCCAATGACCTGTTCAGCAGTTTCTTTGATGACCCTGTGCTGGATGAGAAGAGCCCTCTACTGGACATGGAACTGGATTCCCCTGCTCCAGGCATCCAGGCTGAGCACAGCTACTCTCTAAGTGGGGATTCTGCACCCCAGAGCCCCCTTGTACCCATCAAGATGGAGGACACCACCCAAG ATGTGGAACGTGGAGCGTGGGCACTGGGACACAAACTGTGCTCCATTATGGTGAAGCAGGAGCAGAGCCCAGAGCTGCCTGTTGACCCTCTGGCTGCCTCATCTgccatggctgctgctgctgccgctaTGGCCACCCCACCACTGCTGGGTGTCAGCCCCATCTCCAGGCTGCCCATCCCTCACCAG GCCccaggagaaatgactcagctgcCAGTGATCAAAGCAGAACCCCCAGAAGTGAGCCAGTTTCTCAAAGTGACACCAG AGGACCTCGTACAGATGCCTCCAACACCCCCCAGCAGCCATGGCAGTGACAGTGATGGCTCCCAGAGTCCTCGCTCTCTGCCCCCCTCCAGCCCTGTCCGGCCCATGGCCCGCTCCTCCACGGCCATTTCCACATCTCCGCTCCTCACTGCCCCTCAT AAACTACAGGGGACATCGGGGCCACTGCTCTTGACAGAAGAGGAGAAGCGAACCTTGATCGCTGAGGGTTACCCCATCCCCACCAAACTCCCCCTCACCAAGGCTGAGGAGAAGGCCTTGAAGAGGGTACGCAGGAAAATTAAGAACAAG ATCTCAGCCCAGGAGAGCCGTCGCAAGAAGAAGGAGTATGTGGAATGCCTAGAAAAGAA GGTGGAGACATATACATCAGAGAACAATGAGCTGTGGAAGAAGGTGGAAACCCTAGAGAATGCCAACAG GACCCTGCTCCAGCAGCTGCAGAAACTCCAGACTCTGGTCACCAGCAAGATCTCCAGACCTTACAAGATGGCGGCCACTCAGACTGGCACTTGCCTCATG GTGGCAGCCTTGTGCTTCGTTCTGGTGCTGGGCTCCCTGGTGCCCTGCCTTCCTGCGTTCTCTTCTGGCTCAAAGACTGTGAAGGAAGATCCTATTGCAGCTGACAGCGTCTACACAGCCAGTCAGA TGCCCTCCCGAAGCCTACTGTTCTATGATGATGGGACGGGTTTGTGGGAAGATGGCCGAGGCGCCCTACTGCCTGTGGAGcccccagaaggctgggagctCAAACCCGGGGGGCCAGTAGAGCCAAGGCCCCAGGACCACCTCCGACATGACTATATGGACAGCACCCATGAGACCACCAAGTACTTGAGTGAGACCTGGCCAGAAGATGCTAACGACAATGGCACCAGCCCCAACTTCTCCCACCCCAAGGAGTGGTTCCATGACAG GGATCTGGGCCCCAATACCACCATCAAACTCTCCTAG